In the Arthrobacter sp. 31Y genome, one interval contains:
- a CDS encoding putative phage holin — protein sequence MEAIYIAYVAGSFWVALPLIYWGTAPDWWRSRTGRALMTLFTSLALVFILIVSSSIWGPYPLREAARYVVYSWAALAAIRIAALLFQLRLGANWNSDKKER from the coding sequence GTGGAGGCCATCTACATAGCCTATGTCGCTGGATCATTCTGGGTTGCCCTGCCACTCATTTACTGGGGTACGGCCCCGGATTGGTGGAGGTCCCGGACTGGCCGCGCACTCATGACCTTGTTCACCAGCCTTGCTCTCGTGTTCATCCTCATCGTGTCCAGCAGCATTTGGGGTCCTTACCCGCTCCGTGAGGCAGCCCGGTATGTGGTTTACAGCTGGGCCGCCCTGGCCGCCATCCGGATTGCCGCATTGCTGTTTCAACTCCGGCTGGGCGCCAACTGGAACTCTGACAAGAAGGAACGCTGA
- a CDS encoding M23 family metallopeptidase — translation MGKYAYPLESKWPISFVAGIVRSFASAPGGVNPVGGHTGEDRAAPSGTPVYAPTDGYIEFEQFWLTLDGSDNPWLMTAGGGLTVGLQADGGGPLFIMAHLSATLINRGQRVRKGQLIALTGNSGIWTTGAHLHFEVIPPHPNYNNGTYGRVNPALYCTEYPDQVADTSLGPAGTITTTPQEDDMPDMHTFLTTAAFTGGPTISELFVDVKAACKKVDAIHEAIFNNEGTNKSIIGGESLPSLTNKNDLKILDRLEDVITAIESQGKA, via the coding sequence ATGGGCAAGTACGCATATCCTCTCGAATCCAAGTGGCCGATTTCCTTCGTGGCCGGGATCGTCCGCTCGTTCGCCTCGGCCCCTGGCGGCGTGAACCCTGTCGGGGGGCATACGGGCGAGGACCGGGCCGCGCCCAGCGGAACACCGGTCTACGCCCCTACTGACGGCTATATCGAGTTCGAGCAGTTCTGGCTGACGCTGGATGGCTCAGACAACCCCTGGCTTATGACAGCAGGGGGCGGCCTCACGGTCGGACTACAGGCCGATGGCGGCGGCCCGCTCTTCATCATGGCGCACCTCTCCGCGACCCTGATCAACCGGGGCCAGCGTGTACGCAAGGGCCAGCTCATCGCCCTCACAGGCAACTCCGGGATCTGGACCACTGGAGCCCACCTTCATTTCGAAGTGATCCCTCCCCACCCGAACTACAACAACGGCACATATGGGCGCGTCAACCCGGCGCTCTACTGCACCGAATATCCAGATCAAGTGGCCGACACCTCCCTTGGCCCGGCCGGAACCATCACCACAACTCCCCAGGAGGACGATATGCCCGATATGCACACGTTCCTAACCACCGCAGCCTTCACGGGCGGCCCTACCATCTCCGAACTATTCGTTGACGTCAAGGCCGCATGCAAAAAGGTGGATGCCATCCACGAGGCGATCTTCAACAACGAGGGGACCAACAAGTCCATCATCGGCGGCGAGTCGTTGCCCAGCCTCACCAACAAGAACGACCTGAAGATTCTTGATCGCTTGGAGGACGTCATCACGGCCATCGAATCTCAGGGAAAGGCGTAA
- a CDS encoding glycosyltransferase: protein MTQIEGMAAANLEAAARDQEDLEAEAMAALEEQESKPVFVGHTRFSVHSPNSGAWVASNGSKMTEAEYLEHLFSDERMEPRADIFFNYTLPMLAYAAKASDVLFRHVVSYSDSLPRRYQDQMEAAAAQFPFVLLDKVPAGGGGLNTAKAARALMLEAGLPIDTVFGSMRLDDDDILSADYFDQMAQYLTEAHVGYVVTLARGVTALYENGEFFYARDAVYPLHSKGHLSICRYNRDGSLSAPVGTSHNRSDRANPVILDSRKFSHIWVRSVNQDTALYQLAQGREGQLARIYQDMEQYPVLTEMWEDAFPQAAGRLHTYKPDA from the coding sequence ATGACTCAGATTGAAGGAATGGCAGCGGCAAACCTCGAAGCGGCAGCTCGTGATCAAGAGGACCTCGAAGCCGAAGCCATGGCAGCCCTCGAAGAGCAAGAGAGCAAGCCAGTGTTCGTCGGGCACACTCGGTTCAGTGTTCACAGCCCCAACTCCGGGGCATGGGTCGCTTCCAACGGTTCCAAGATGACTGAGGCTGAGTACCTGGAGCACCTGTTCTCTGATGAGCGCATGGAGCCGCGTGCGGACATTTTCTTCAATTACACGCTTCCGATGCTCGCCTACGCAGCGAAGGCAAGCGACGTGCTGTTCCGGCACGTGGTTTCCTACTCGGATAGCCTCCCAAGACGGTACCAAGACCAGATGGAGGCTGCCGCGGCGCAGTTTCCTTTTGTCCTGCTGGACAAAGTCCCAGCCGGCGGCGGAGGGTTGAATACCGCAAAGGCTGCGCGGGCACTCATGCTTGAGGCTGGGCTCCCTATCGATACCGTATTCGGGTCTATGCGCCTTGACGATGACGACATCCTGTCAGCGGACTACTTCGACCAGATGGCTCAGTACCTCACTGAAGCCCACGTCGGATACGTCGTCACCCTCGCCCGGGGCGTTACGGCCCTCTACGAGAACGGCGAGTTCTTCTACGCCCGTGACGCCGTCTACCCATTGCACAGCAAGGGACACCTGAGCATCTGCCGATACAACAGGGATGGAAGCCTTAGCGCTCCGGTCGGAACGTCCCACAACCGATCCGACAGGGCCAATCCTGTCATCCTGGACAGTCGCAAGTTCAGCCACATCTGGGTCAGGTCCGTCAATCAAGACACCGCCCTTTACCAGCTTGCACAGGGGCGCGAAGGGCAGCTTGCACGCATCTACCAGGATATGGAACAGTACCCAGTCCTGACTGAAATGTGGGAGGACGCATTTCCTCAGGCCGCCGGTCGCTTACACACCTATAAGCCGGACGCTTAG
- a CDS encoding YaaA family protein: MLILLPPSEGKTPAANGPSIDWDGLSFPELNPYRAKVLEALGTVSAHEDALALLGVGASLRDDVERNTRLHAEPAAPAHQVYSGVLYDALGYNSMTSTQRRKANESILVVSALWGAIGFGDHVPAYRLSMGTALPDVGRLASYWKPQLNSALASRAEGKLLVDCRSSTYAAAWAPPAPQTVNVNVFNEANGKRTVVSHFAKHTRGELARHLLTRRGKAPATPEQLLKAAREIWRTELVEGTARKPHALNIILSS; the protein is encoded by the coding sequence GTGCTGATTCTGCTGCCGCCTTCCGAAGGTAAGACCCCCGCTGCCAACGGCCCCTCCATCGACTGGGATGGGCTCAGCTTTCCTGAACTGAACCCCTACCGGGCCAAGGTGCTCGAAGCGCTGGGGACGGTGAGCGCGCACGAGGACGCCCTCGCGTTGCTGGGGGTCGGCGCCTCCCTGAGGGACGACGTCGAACGCAATACCCGGCTGCACGCCGAGCCGGCTGCGCCCGCGCACCAAGTCTATTCGGGGGTCCTCTACGACGCCTTGGGCTACAACAGCATGACGTCGACACAGCGCCGCAAGGCCAACGAGTCCATCCTGGTGGTCTCCGCGCTCTGGGGTGCCATCGGCTTTGGCGACCACGTCCCTGCCTATCGCTTGTCCATGGGAACCGCACTGCCCGACGTCGGCCGTCTTGCCTCGTACTGGAAGCCGCAGCTTAACTCTGCCCTCGCCTCGCGCGCCGAAGGCAAGCTGTTGGTGGACTGCCGTTCCAGCACCTATGCCGCAGCCTGGGCTCCCCCGGCCCCGCAGACAGTCAATGTCAACGTCTTCAACGAGGCAAACGGCAAGCGCACGGTGGTCAGTCACTTCGCCAAGCACACCCGCGGCGAACTGGCGCGGCACTTGCTGACCCGGCGAGGGAAGGCGCCTGCAACCCCGGAGCAGCTCCTGAAGGCTGCGCGGGAAATCTGGAGGACGGAGCTTGTTGAGGGTACGGCCCGCAAGCCGCACGCACTCAACATCATCCTGTCCAGCTGA
- a CDS encoding zinc ribbon domain-containing protein, translating into MAKAAPAEQLKLLELQGLDAKLRSLAGRRKVLETDPRITDLTDALSVANGELGAAKVAVHDAETELRRAEADVEQVATRIERDETRLNSGTGLSKDLVALQSDIASLNKRRSDLEDVELEILERLDTLRERQAAQQSIVDDIQGSFGSIRAELDEAIAEIAAEETVVRGQRAAFAESLDAGILAIYEKTIAKRGVGAARLFHGKSEGSGMMLSPGDLAEVKAAAEDDIVFCPDSGVILVRSAEWN; encoded by the coding sequence GTGGCGAAAGCAGCACCGGCAGAACAATTGAAATTGCTTGAACTGCAGGGACTGGATGCCAAGCTCAGGTCACTTGCCGGCCGCCGTAAGGTTCTGGAAACGGATCCACGCATCACCGACCTCACGGACGCGCTGAGCGTGGCCAACGGTGAGCTTGGCGCGGCCAAGGTTGCCGTCCATGATGCCGAAACCGAACTCCGGCGTGCGGAAGCCGATGTGGAGCAGGTAGCCACCCGTATTGAACGCGACGAGACCCGGCTCAACAGTGGCACCGGCCTGTCCAAGGATCTGGTGGCCTTGCAGAGCGATATTGCTTCCCTCAACAAGCGTCGCTCTGACCTGGAAGATGTTGAACTCGAAATTCTTGAACGCTTGGATACGTTGCGCGAGCGTCAGGCCGCACAGCAGTCGATCGTTGACGACATCCAAGGTTCCTTTGGCAGCATCCGGGCTGAACTGGATGAGGCTATTGCCGAGATTGCGGCAGAAGAAACGGTGGTTCGGGGGCAGCGCGCCGCCTTCGCTGAATCTCTGGACGCGGGAATTCTTGCCATCTACGAGAAGACCATTGCCAAGCGCGGAGTCGGTGCAGCCCGCCTGTTCCACGGCAAGTCCGAAGGTTCCGGGATGATGCTCAGTCCCGGCGACCTCGCCGAAGTCAAAGCCGCAGCGGAGGACGACATTGTCTTTTGCCCGGATTCAGGTGTCATCCTGGTTCGTTCGGCGGAGTGGAACTGA
- a CDS encoding Nif3-like dinuclear metal center hexameric protein, whose amino-acid sequence MEAVNTHIPDVDSVEEDETSDASGDPTLGQVLLAVEELWPESLAEDWDEVGLVVGRPNVPVTKVLFAVDPTLAVIDEALEWGADLLITHHPLLLKGVNSVAATSAKGLAVHRLIEAGTGLLTVHTNGDSAVGGVSDVLADAFGLENVTPLTPASNGLPEEGIGRVGDLPDLETLGDFAARVFEMLPAVAGGVRVAGDKDGLVRRVAVCGGAGDSLFDAVRASNADVYVTADMRHHPASEAREGATNGRPYLIDVSHFASEWLWLPAAAEALGNVLADQGYDVEIRVSGTNSDPWDFILTPGGD is encoded by the coding sequence ATGGAAGCAGTAAACACCCACATCCCTGATGTGGATTCCGTCGAAGAGGACGAAACATCGGACGCCAGCGGTGATCCCACGCTCGGCCAGGTTTTGCTGGCTGTCGAGGAACTATGGCCGGAGTCACTGGCTGAAGACTGGGATGAGGTGGGTCTTGTTGTAGGCCGCCCCAATGTTCCCGTCACCAAAGTTCTCTTCGCCGTGGATCCCACGCTGGCCGTGATCGATGAGGCCTTGGAGTGGGGAGCGGACCTGCTGATCACCCATCACCCGCTGCTTCTCAAAGGGGTGAACTCCGTGGCAGCCACGTCAGCGAAGGGACTCGCCGTGCACCGGCTGATAGAGGCCGGGACGGGGCTGTTGACAGTGCATACCAACGGAGATTCAGCCGTCGGTGGAGTTTCCGACGTCCTGGCCGACGCCTTCGGCTTGGAGAACGTCACACCCTTGACGCCGGCAAGCAACGGCTTGCCCGAGGAGGGTATTGGCAGGGTAGGGGACCTCCCTGACCTTGAAACGCTCGGCGATTTCGCTGCCCGGGTCTTTGAAATGCTGCCCGCCGTCGCTGGCGGAGTCCGGGTAGCCGGAGACAAAGACGGCCTGGTCCGGCGCGTTGCCGTGTGCGGCGGAGCCGGGGACAGCTTGTTCGATGCCGTTCGCGCCAGCAACGCTGATGTGTACGTCACAGCCGACATGCGTCACCACCCTGCATCCGAAGCCCGCGAAGGTGCCACCAATGGCAGGCCCTATTTGATTGACGTCTCGCACTTTGCCAGTGAATGGCTATGGCTGCCTGCTGCCGCTGAAGCGCTGGGCAATGTGCTCGCCGACCAAGGCTACGACGTCGAGATCCGCGTCAGCGGAACTAACAGCGACCCTTGGGACTTCATACTCACTCCCGGCGGGGACTAG
- the msrA gene encoding peptide-methionine (S)-S-oxide reductase MsrA has translation MKTFVLGGGCFWCLDAVYQKTRGVSSVVSGYTGGHVRNPDYYEVCSGTTGHAEVVAVTFDEAVVPEEVILDMFFALHDPTTLNRQGYDVGTQYRSSMFYTTTEEKVLFEEAIERAQSLWSDPIVTEVSRLPEFHEAEEVHQNYYAKFPYQGYCQVIINPKLAKARKYYSAWLIA, from the coding sequence ATGAAAACTTTCGTACTTGGCGGCGGCTGCTTCTGGTGCCTTGATGCCGTCTACCAGAAGACCCGCGGCGTGAGCTCGGTGGTGTCCGGCTACACCGGAGGCCACGTCCGCAATCCCGATTACTACGAGGTATGCTCCGGAACCACTGGCCATGCGGAAGTTGTGGCGGTGACCTTCGATGAAGCGGTCGTTCCGGAAGAAGTCATCTTGGACATGTTCTTTGCCCTCCACGACCCCACCACGTTGAATCGCCAGGGTTATGACGTGGGCACCCAGTACCGTTCATCAATGTTCTACACAACCACGGAGGAAAAGGTGTTGTTCGAGGAAGCAATCGAACGCGCCCAGTCCCTGTGGTCCGATCCGATTGTGACCGAGGTCAGCCGACTTCCCGAGTTTCATGAGGCTGAGGAAGTCCACCAGAATTACTATGCAAAGTTCCCTTATCAGGGGTATTGCCAGGTGATCATCAACCCGAAGTTGGCTAAGGCCCGGAAATATTACTCTGCATGGCTTATTGCTTAG
- the cysK gene encoding cysteine synthase A yields the protein MARIYDDVTQLVGRTPLVRLNRLTEGLDATVAVKLEFYNPANSVKDRIGVAIIDAAEKSGALKPGGTIVEGTSGNTGIALALVGAARGYKVILTMPETMSTERRVMLRAYGAEIVLTPGSEGMRGAVEKAQEIVANTENSIWAQQFANEANPAIHRATTAEEVWEDTDGEVDIFVAGVGTGGTITGVGQVLKERKPGVQIVAIEPKDSAILNGGAPGPHKIQGIGANFVPEILDTNVYDEVLDATLEDSVRVARELGAREGILGGISSGAIVWGALELAKRPENAGKLIVAVVCDFGERYISTVLFDDIRG from the coding sequence ATGGCAAGGATCTACGACGACGTCACGCAGCTGGTCGGCCGGACTCCGCTGGTTCGTTTGAACCGGCTCACGGAGGGCCTCGACGCCACCGTTGCAGTCAAGCTCGAGTTCTACAACCCGGCCAACAGCGTCAAGGACCGCATCGGCGTGGCCATCATTGATGCTGCCGAGAAGTCCGGCGCCTTGAAGCCAGGTGGAACCATCGTCGAGGGCACCTCGGGTAACACCGGCATCGCACTTGCCTTGGTGGGTGCAGCGCGCGGCTACAAGGTCATCCTGACCATGCCTGAGACCATGTCCACCGAGCGCCGCGTGATGTTGCGTGCTTACGGTGCCGAAATCGTCCTGACGCCCGGATCCGAAGGCATGCGCGGCGCCGTCGAGAAGGCACAGGAAATCGTCGCCAACACGGAGAACTCCATCTGGGCGCAGCAGTTCGCCAACGAGGCCAACCCTGCGATCCACCGCGCCACCACTGCCGAAGAGGTCTGGGAAGACACCGACGGTGAAGTAGATATCTTTGTTGCCGGCGTAGGTACCGGCGGCACCATCACAGGTGTTGGTCAGGTCCTTAAGGAGCGCAAGCCCGGTGTGCAGATTGTCGCCATCGAGCCCAAAGATTCGGCGATCCTCAACGGTGGAGCCCCTGGCCCGCACAAGATTCAGGGCATCGGCGCCAACTTTGTTCCTGAAATCCTGGATACCAACGTCTACGACGAAGTCCTTGACGCCACCCTGGAAGACTCGGTCCGCGTAGCCCGTGAACTCGGCGCACGTGAAGGCATCCTGGGCGGCATTTCCTCCGGTGCCATTGTGTGGGGTGCCCTTGAGTTGGCCAAGCGTCCTGAGAACGCGGGCAAGCTGATCGTTGCCGTCGTCTGTGACTTCGGAGAGCGTTACATCTCCACCGTGCTGTTCGACGACATCCGCGGCTAA
- the epsC gene encoding serine O-acetyltransferase EpsC, translating to MSFFARLKEDLDAARSHDPAARGSFENFFAYSGLHAIWAHRITHRLWQNPALRFPARLISQLARFLTGIEIHPGATIGRRFFIDHGMGVVIGETAEIGEDVMIYHGVTLGGRSLAKVKRHPTIGDRVTIGAGAKVLGPITIGAGSAIGANAVVVKDAPAESIITGIPATWRHRDARSETKPAVDPAEYYIEYRI from the coding sequence GTGAGCTTCTTCGCAAGGCTTAAAGAAGACCTCGATGCCGCCCGGTCACACGACCCGGCGGCTCGAGGCTCTTTTGAGAACTTTTTCGCCTACTCCGGCCTGCACGCCATCTGGGCTCATCGGATAACGCATCGGCTCTGGCAGAATCCGGCGCTGCGTTTTCCAGCCCGCCTGATTTCCCAGCTGGCAAGATTCCTGACCGGCATCGAAATCCATCCCGGTGCAACCATTGGCCGGCGGTTCTTCATTGATCACGGCATGGGAGTAGTGATTGGTGAGACCGCCGAGATCGGTGAGGACGTGATGATCTATCACGGGGTAACGCTCGGCGGCCGTTCGCTGGCCAAGGTCAAGCGTCACCCAACCATCGGTGACCGCGTCACGATCGGTGCCGGCGCAAAGGTCCTGGGTCCCATCACCATCGGCGCCGGCAGCGCGATCGGCGCCAACGCCGTGGTGGTCAAGGACGCACCAGCGGAATCCATCATCACAGGCATTCCCGCCACATGGCGGCACCGCGATGCCCGATCCGAAACCAAACCGGCAGTGGATCCGGCCGAGTACTACATCGAATACCGGATCTAG
- a CDS encoding oxidoreductase, translated as MAARVALVTGASTGIGFETTLALRAAGFTVYAGARRVGKMEPLKQHGITVLSLDVTSEESMASAVALIEAAHGRIDVLVNNAGYGSYGSLEEVPLAEGRRQFDVNVMGLARMTQLVIPGMRRAGSGRIINITSIGGKIYEPLGAWYHGTKFAVEGMSDSLRLELKPHGIDVVIVEPSGTDSEWGGIAGEGLLMASGSGPYRDQAHIVAAALASTSGTGHVLSTPAGVVARTIVRASTAKRPRTRYPVGRGAWSVLAMRRILPDRAFDFVFWNFYRRLAG; from the coding sequence ATGGCAGCCCGCGTTGCGCTTGTCACCGGGGCCTCCACCGGAATCGGTTTTGAAACGACCCTTGCCCTCAGAGCGGCCGGGTTTACGGTCTACGCAGGTGCGCGCCGTGTAGGCAAGATGGAGCCGCTGAAGCAACACGGCATCACAGTTCTGTCTTTGGACGTTACTTCGGAGGAATCGATGGCGTCCGCGGTGGCGTTGATCGAAGCGGCCCATGGACGGATTGACGTGCTGGTCAACAACGCTGGCTATGGTTCCTATGGCTCGCTGGAGGAAGTTCCGCTGGCTGAGGGAAGACGACAGTTTGACGTCAATGTCATGGGACTGGCAAGGATGACCCAGTTGGTGATTCCCGGGATGCGCAGGGCGGGATCAGGCCGGATCATCAACATCACCTCTATAGGCGGCAAAATATATGAGCCGTTGGGCGCGTGGTACCACGGCACCAAGTTTGCGGTGGAGGGAATGAGCGATTCGCTGCGGCTGGAATTGAAGCCCCACGGAATCGACGTCGTCATTGTTGAACCGTCGGGAACAGATAGTGAGTGGGGCGGCATAGCGGGAGAGGGCCTGTTGATGGCCTCGGGCAGTGGGCCATACAGGGATCAAGCGCACATTGTGGCTGCCGCGTTGGCATCGACATCCGGAACCGGCCATGTGTTGTCTACGCCGGCGGGGGTTGTAGCAAGAACCATTGTTCGCGCCTCAACGGCAAAACGCCCCAGGACCCGCTACCCGGTGGGCAGGGGCGCCTGGAGCGTCTTGGCAATGCGCAGAATTCTTCCGGACCGCGCCTTCGATTTTGTCTTTTGGAACTTCTACCGAAGACTGGCCGGCTAG
- the gndA gene encoding NADP-dependent phosphogluconate dehydrogenase has protein sequence MSAHIGVTGLAVMGANLARNLARNGFTVALHNRSVEKTDALLEKHGTDGDFIRTETLQELVDSLEKPRRVLIMVKAGAPVDNVIEQLEPLLEAGDIIIDAGNSHYEDTRRREAALAKKDLHFVGVGVSGGEEGALNGPSIMPGGSRESYDALGPLLEKISAKVDGEPCCAWIGTDGAGHFVKMVHNGIEYADMQVIGEAFDLLRSGAGIEPAEQSQIFAEWNKGDLSSFLIEISAEVLGHVDAKTGKPFVDVVVDAAGQKGTGRWTVISALELGSPISGIAESVFARGLSSQAEQRKLGQELLAGEEASVEIPETFVEDVRQALYASKLVSYAQGLDMLTSAAKEYGWDLKLDEIASLWRAGCIIRAELLKDITQAYAAEEKPANLLFAPAFTKAIAEALPAWRRVVATAVQLGIPVPVFSSSLAYYDGLRRKRVAAALIQGQRDLFGAHTYGRVDTEGTFHTLWGEDKSEISAVDTH, from the coding sequence ATGTCAGCACACATCGGTGTCACCGGCCTTGCGGTGATGGGCGCCAACCTGGCCCGCAACCTCGCCCGTAACGGCTTCACGGTGGCTCTCCACAACCGCTCCGTGGAAAAGACTGACGCCCTGCTCGAAAAGCACGGCACGGACGGCGACTTCATCCGCACGGAAACGCTGCAGGAACTCGTAGACTCGCTCGAAAAGCCCCGCCGCGTCCTGATCATGGTCAAGGCTGGCGCTCCCGTTGACAACGTGATCGAGCAGCTCGAGCCTTTGCTCGAAGCCGGTGACATCATCATCGATGCCGGTAACTCGCACTACGAGGACACCCGCCGCCGGGAAGCCGCGCTGGCCAAGAAGGACCTCCACTTCGTTGGCGTCGGTGTATCCGGTGGCGAAGAGGGCGCCCTGAACGGCCCCTCCATCATGCCCGGTGGCTCCCGTGAGTCCTACGACGCCCTCGGCCCGCTGCTGGAGAAAATCTCCGCGAAGGTCGACGGCGAACCGTGCTGCGCATGGATCGGCACCGATGGCGCCGGTCACTTCGTGAAGATGGTCCACAACGGTATTGAATATGCCGACATGCAGGTCATCGGTGAAGCGTTCGACCTCCTCCGCTCCGGTGCCGGCATTGAGCCCGCAGAGCAGTCCCAGATCTTCGCTGAGTGGAACAAGGGCGATCTGTCCTCCTTCCTGATCGAAATCTCAGCCGAGGTCCTTGGCCACGTTGACGCCAAGACGGGCAAGCCGTTTGTGGACGTCGTCGTGGACGCTGCTGGCCAGAAGGGCACGGGCCGCTGGACGGTCATCTCCGCCCTGGAGCTCGGTTCTCCGATCTCCGGCATCGCCGAATCCGTCTTTGCCCGCGGCCTCTCCTCCCAGGCCGAGCAGCGCAAGCTTGGCCAGGAACTGCTGGCCGGCGAAGAAGCCTCCGTGGAAATCCCCGAGACGTTCGTTGAGGACGTCCGACAGGCACTGTACGCCTCCAAGCTGGTCTCCTACGCCCAGGGCCTGGACATGCTGACTTCCGCTGCCAAGGAATACGGCTGGGACCTTAAGCTGGACGAGATCGCTTCGCTGTGGCGTGCAGGCTGCATCATCCGCGCAGAACTGCTCAAGGACATCACCCAGGCCTACGCCGCTGAGGAGAAGCCTGCCAACTTGCTGTTCGCACCGGCCTTCACCAAGGCAATCGCCGAGGCGCTTCCGGCATGGCGCCGCGTGGTAGCCACCGCCGTCCAGCTGGGCATCCCGGTACCGGTGTTCTCCTCCTCCCTGGCCTACTACGACGGTCTGCGCCGCAAGCGCGTTGCCGCTGCCCTGATCCAGGGCCAGCGCGACCTCTTCGGAGCACACACCTACGGTCGCGTGGACACAGAGGGCACCTTCCACACCCTCTGGGGCGAAGACAAGTCCGAGATCTCGGCAGTCGACACCCACTAG
- a CDS encoding FadR/GntR family transcriptional regulator codes for MSTSLHHRAVEHLGTRIVGGALPTGHVMLAEHLEDELNVSRSVVREAVRVLQSLGLVETIKRVGIRVLPAHRWNPFDPLVIRWRLAGEGRGAQLRSLAELRSAVEPVAAELAAGNAPESLRQELVGISLAMKEAGDAGDMARFLDLDIRFHALVLSGSGNEMFANLIGQVTETLTGRTVHGLMPEHPQKQALQWHMDVAHAIDAGDGSLARDAAAKIMRQTIAELAPSWNDQPRVFVPVAKN; via the coding sequence ATGTCAACCAGCCTCCACCACCGCGCCGTAGAGCACTTGGGCACCAGAATCGTCGGCGGTGCCCTTCCCACGGGCCATGTCATGCTGGCCGAGCATTTGGAGGACGAGCTCAACGTCTCGCGCTCCGTGGTCCGTGAAGCCGTCCGTGTTCTGCAGTCGCTGGGGCTTGTGGAGACCATCAAGCGAGTGGGTATCCGCGTGTTGCCGGCACATCGCTGGAACCCTTTCGATCCTTTGGTGATTCGTTGGCGGCTCGCCGGCGAGGGGCGGGGCGCTCAGTTGCGGTCGCTGGCTGAGCTGCGTTCCGCCGTCGAGCCGGTAGCGGCAGAACTGGCTGCAGGGAACGCTCCGGAAAGTCTTCGGCAGGAGTTGGTGGGCATTTCCCTTGCCATGAAGGAAGCTGGTGATGCCGGTGACATGGCCCGGTTCCTTGACCTCGATATCCGGTTCCATGCGCTGGTCCTCTCCGGCTCCGGCAACGAAATGTTCGCCAACCTGATTGGCCAGGTCACAGAGACCCTCACAGGCAGAACCGTCCACGGGCTGATGCCCGAGCACCCCCAGAAGCAGGCGCTCCAGTGGCATATGGACGTGGCCCACGCGATAGATGCAGGAGACGGCTCCCTCGCCCGCGATGCCGCCGCCAAAATCATGCGGCAGACCATTGCGGAGCTGGCTCCCAGCTGGAATGACCAGCCCCGCGTGTTCGTCCCCGTCGCCAAGAACTAA